The Edaphobacter bradus region CGACTGATCAAACAGGGACAGCAACAAGCTCTCTAGCAGATGTTCAAAAGGGGTGCCGCACGGCACCCCTCATCTCCTTGAATCTACTCATCCGAAAATCGCCAACTCGCCCGTATCAAAAGGTGTGCCTAAAGAAACCGATCCTGCGCAAACGCGCTCTTCTACGGTTGCGCTTCCAAGCTAAGGTCTCCGATTCGACAGGGCATAGGCCGAACCCACCCTTTTCGTTAGAGAATCGCGCGATTGGTGACAAAAGAGACAATGATGGGTCATATCATAGAGGGTCGCCAATCCGATTAGTCCGGTTTGGTTTGGCGAAAAGAGATAGACACAAATCACATTAATCCTGCCGCGATCTGTTTTGGAGTCGTTTCAAGTTATGCAGAAGGTGCGGGGCTGAGCGATACTAGCTTGATCGAACCGCATCATTTCAACCACGCTTCATGCGAATAGACGCCACAAGTCGCCGTATTCCATCTTTGACTGTTGCCTGCGTCCTAGTGCTGATAGTAGGCGTCATTGCATGGGGTGCGAAATACAAGACATCTCTTTATGACCCGCCAGGTAGTGTTTCCTTATCCATTCCGCACGCGAAGTTGCTCTCTCAAAAGGAGCGGCCGGTCAGTTCGACGCAAGTCCAACCACTTCGTCTGCCCTCTCCACAACTGGACTTGGTCGATCTCTTCCCGAGCCTCATTATTACTGGGGTGCTGCTAGGACTGAACGTCCTCATCTCGTTTCGCGAGTGGACCGTTGCGGATAAAGTATTGCCGCAGCAGCTATTTGCAGGTTTAAGCTTCTTCTCGTTTCGCCCTCCTCCAGTCTTACTCCTCTCCTAGCACTCAGTTCGATCCGTAAAAATGGCCGCGACTCCTCGTTAAGTGGAGTCCTACATTCGGATCGACTCGTCGGCGTTGCACATCCTCTAGCTCGATAGGTGCCCATACGATGCCTTTACGATCTCCATCGATCGTCATTCGGGGCGCGTTCTTGATTGCGCTCTCATGTCTTGTTGCCTCTGGTTGTAGAGAAAAACAGACCGACTCCCCTTCCATTGCCACAGCTTCTGTGGCGCCAGTAATGCGAGGGGATCTATCGAGCACCCTTACGGTCGCCGGTGAATTTCAGCCCTATCAGGAGGTTGAACTCCACGCAAAGGTCTCGGGGTACGTCCGTCGCATCAATGTTGATATTGGCGATCGTGTCAGAAGTGGGCAAGTCATCGCAACCCTCGAAGTACCGGAGTTGAACGCGCAGGTCGCAGGCTCCGAGGCCGAGGTGAGGCATAGCCAATCCGAGATCTCGCGGGCGCAGAGTGGGGTGGCTCTTGTAGAAGCAAATCATGCCGCCCTCCATGCCGCGTATACCCGTCTTGCTGAGGCAGCGAGGATGCGTCCGGGGCTGGTTGCGGAGCAGGAGTTGGACGACGCACGTGCCAAAGACCAGGATGCAGAGGCGAAGGTAAGTGTCGCCAAAGCAGCACTTGAAGCAGCGCAGGAACAGCTTGGTATCTCTAAAGCAGATCATCAGCGTTTGACCGCCATGCAAGACTATTCGGTGGTGACGGCACCTTTTGCGGGCGTGGTCACGATGCGCTATGCCGATGTCGGTTCATTGATTCAAGCCGGAACTGCTTCGAATACGCAGTCAATGCCTGTCGTAAAACTTGCCCAAAGCGATCTACTTCGGCTTCGTATGCCGGTTCCTGAGGAGAACGTTCCGTTCATCAAAATTGGCGGAGACGTCCGAATTAAGTTGCAGGCTACTGGCAAGGTAATCTCAGGCAAGATCGTTCGTTTCACACGTGAGCTGACGACATCGACCCGGACCATGCTGGCAGAAGTCGATGTACCGAACCCTGATCTGTCGCTAAGCACTGGAATGACGGCGGAGACAACGATCGTTCTTCAGGAACGGAAGAACGTGCTTACTGTCCCATCCAATGCGGTTCTTGAGGGGGATGGCCAAGCCTACGTTCTGGCTCTCGATACCGGCAACAAGGTAGCGAAACTCCCCGTGAGGTTAGGGATTCAGGGGTCGGATCGAGTCGAGATCATACAAGGACTCGCCGAGCATCAGCAAGTCATTGTGTCGGGGCAATCCAACTATCAACCCGGCCAGGTTGTTCAACCCAAACTTGCCACGATCGGAATGTCGAAACAAGGGGGCGATCAGTAGATGCCCTCCTTCGCGATCAAATATCCCTTCTTCATCCTGATGATGTGCCTCTTCATCATTGTTGTTGGTGTCACGACAGTCGTGAGCATGCCTGTAGATCTCTTCCCCGCGGTCAACATCCCCGTGGTTGTCGTCGCGACCTTCTACGCTGGAATGCCCCCGCAACAGATTGAATCCGACATTACTAATAGCTACGAGCGATTCTTCACCCTTGGCAGCAGTATCGACCATATCGAGTCTCGCTCTCTTCCCGGTGTAAGTCTGATCAAGATCTATTTCCAGCCGGGCACCGACCCTAACGCTGCGGTAAGTAATATCTCGAATCTTGCGATGGCAAATCTTCGGCGCTTGCCACCAGGGACA contains the following coding sequences:
- a CDS encoding efflux RND transporter periplasmic adaptor subunit, coding for MIALSCLVASGCREKQTDSPSIATASVAPVMRGDLSSTLTVAGEFQPYQEVELHAKVSGYVRRINVDIGDRVRSGQVIATLEVPELNAQVAGSEAEVRHSQSEISRAQSGVALVEANHAALHAAYTRLAEAARMRPGLVAEQELDDARAKDQDAEAKVSVAKAALEAAQEQLGISKADHQRLTAMQDYSVVTAPFAGVVTMRYADVGSLIQAGTASNTQSMPVVKLAQSDLLRLRMPVPEENVPFIKIGGDVRIKLQATGKVISGKIVRFTRELTTSTRTMLAEVDVPNPDLSLSTGMTAETTIVLQERKNVLTVPSNAVLEGDGQAYVLALDTGNKVAKLPVRLGIQGSDRVEIIQGLAEHQQVIVSGQSNYQPGQVVQPKLATIGMSKQGGDQ